CTGCCGCCGTCCTCACCCTCTTCGGTCTCGCCGTCACCTCGATTCTGCTCGTGCTCGGAGTCTCCGCCGCGCTGCTAATCGGGATTTTGTCTTCCACGCTGGTCGCGGTCCTCCTCGGTCTTACCCGGTTCGAGGGGGTATTCGGCCTTCCCGAAAGTGTCGGATCGTACTTCCTCGTCGCGGACTTCGAAGGTCTCTTCCGTCAGCGTGAAGTGCTGGCGGTGATCTTCGTGGTCCTCCTCGTGGATCTCTTCGACACCGTGGGAACGCTCATTGGCGTCACCGAGCGCGCGGGCCTCACCGTGGAGGGACAGCTTCCCAAAGCGCGTGAAGCTTTTCTCGCCGATGCGGCCGGGTCGGTGGCGGGCGGCCTGCTCGGCACGTCGACGGTGACGAGCTATGTGGAGAGCGCTGCGGGGGTCTCCGCGGGTGGCCGGACGGGCCTCTCCTCGGTCGTGACCTCGGTACTGCTCGCGGGCTCGGTGTTTTTCTATCCGCTGCTTCGAGTCGTCGGTGGAGGGCTTCAGGACGAGGCCGGTGCCACCCTCTATCCGACACTCGCACCGGCGCTCATACTCGTGGGAGTCTTCATGATGGCTGGGGTCGAGCGAATCGACTGGTCCAAACCGCGCGTCGCCATTCCAGCCTTCCTCACCGTCATCATGATGCCGCTCACGACCAGTATCACCGAGGGCATCGCTTTCGGTTTCATCTCGACCTCGGTCCTGTATCTTGCGGGCGGACGCGCCCGCGAC
The sequence above is a segment of the Vicinamibacteria bacterium genome. Coding sequences within it:
- a CDS encoding NCS2 family permease; its protein translation is MTVTAWLDTTFDLGARGSSVRTEVLAGVTTYMAMSYIILVNPAVLSTTGMDFGAVLGATCFASALATLWMGLSANYPIALAPGMGQNFFFALTICGPVALGGYGYGFREALAAVVVAGGLFVLASIWKLRARIIASVPDHLKRSMGVGIGFLVAIVGLRWGGIVTSVPGTYIGLGNLEAPAAVLTLFGLAVTSILLVLGVSAALLIGILSSTLVAVLLGLTRFEGVFGLPESVGSYFLVADFEGLFRQREVLAVIFVVLLVDLFDTVGTLIGVTERAGLTVEGQLPKAREAFLADAAGSVAGGLLGTSTVTSYVESAAGVSAGGRTGLSSVVTSVLLAGSVFFYPLLRVVGGGLQDEAGATLYPTLAPALILVGVFMMAGVERIDWSKPRVAIPAFLTVIMMPLTTSITEGIAFGFISTSVLYLAGGRARDLHWATHVIAAFFLARYVWL